ACTGCCCGTTTGTAAAAACTTCACCATCTATCATTTGATCACATACCGCATAAGCAAACGTCGTCGTTTTTGTATGACTTTCTAAAATCGGAAGGATTTTTCTATACTCGGCTACAGATAATTTTTTCATAATTGCTCCACTATAATTGTATCCGCCTCTATATTTTCAAAACAAAGATTTACCGTTCTCTTTAATGCTCTCGTTCTATGAATCGTACATGCTGGAATTAAAATAGAATCATTTGGCTTTAATACCGCTGTTTCTCCATCCTCAAAATCAATAACTAATTCTCCCTCTAATACAATGAATAATTCATCCGAATTAGAATGATAGTGCCAATCATATTCACCAGTAAATACAGCGATTCGTAAGCAATGACTATTTACATTTGAAACGACGAAGTTTTTATGTTGATCTTGAATGTCCTTTGTTAATTCTATTAAGTTCACAGTTTCCATCTTTCGTCTCATCCTTTCATTAGTCGTTCTTCTGAAAAACTAGCTTAGTCTCCACCACCTCCGCAATCTCCCTCACCATCACTTGAGCTGCTACAATCATTGCTACTGTAGTCACCGAATCCACTTGATGAACTTGAAGCATATGAAGATTTTTTTCTCATTTTTCTTTGCTTATCTTTCTTACTTTCATGACTAGGCCATACTGTAGCAAAGAGTATAACGAATAAGGTTAATTCTATTACGACAAGTGCAACTTCTAGAATGCTCTCAATAATATTGGGGGTTATCTCAAAACTGTACAACACTCCAAATGAATACATACACAAAATCACATACAGAGCCATACAAATATACCGAAATGTTTTCTCTATCATAATGACCACTTTTTTTGAAAGAGGTATGTTCTGTTCCTGTTTTTTCTTTATATACTTTTGTCTTTTAGCTTGCTTTTTCTTCCTCTTTTTGCTCCCCATTGAATCCCCTCTTTTTGTTATATAATTCTAAATTATCATAATGAAAATCAATTTACACCAATAAATAACAATTATTCACATGTTATTTCTCCATAAAAAAAGACCCTCCTCATAAAGGAAGGTCTTGAATTTGTCTCTATTATGATAAAGCAGGAGCTTTTTCAAGAAGCTCTTTCGCATCAGCGTATTGTAAGCCGTGCGCTTCTGCAACTGCTTCGAATGTTACATATCCGTCTAATGTGTTAATACCTTTTAATAATGCAGTGTTGCCTAGGCAAGCATCTTTGTAGCCTTTGTTGGCAATTTGCACTGCATATGGTACTGTTACGTTTGTTAATGCAAGAGTTGACGTACGTGGAACCGCACCTGGCATATTAGCAACTGCATAATGAACAACGCCGTGTTTTTCGTAAGTTGGGTTATCATGAGTTGTAATACGATCAGTTGTTTCGAAAATACCACCTTGGTCAATCGCGATATCTACAACGACAGAACCTGGTTCCATTGATTGAATCATTTCTTCAGTTACAAGTTTTGGCGCTTTTGCACCTGGAATTAATACTGCACCAATAACAAGGTCAGATTCTTTTACAGCTTCTGCAATGTTGTATGGATTAGACATTAATGTTTTTACTTGGTTACCGAAAATGTCATCTAGTTGACGAAGACGTTCTGCGCTTAAGTCGATGATTGTTACATCTGCACCTAAACCTACTGCAATCTTCGCTGCGTTTGTACCAGCTTGACCACCGCCGATAATTGTTACTTTGCCGCGTTTTACCCCTGGAACGCCTGCAAGTAAAATACCTTTACCGCCTTTGTTTTTCTCAAGGAATTGTGCACCGATTTGTGCAGACATACGACCTGCTACTTCACTCATAGGTGCAAGTAATGGTAATGAACGATTATCTAATTGTACTGTTTCGTATGCAATTGATACAACTTTGTTATCAATTAATGCTTTCGTTAATTCTGGTTCTGGAGCTAAGTGTAAGTATGTGAATAAAATTAAACCTTCGCGAAAATAGCCGTATTCACTTGCTACTGGCTCTTTTACCTTCATAACCATATCTTGATTCCATGCTTCTTCAGCAGTTTCAACAAGTTTCGCACCAGCTTGTACGTATTCTTCATCCGTAAAGCCAGACCCTAAACCTGCTCCTTTTTGAACAAAAACTTCA
This genomic interval from Bacillus thuringiensis contains the following:
- a CDS encoding cupin domain-containing protein, with the translated sequence METVNLIELTKDIQDQHKNFVVSNVNSHCLRIAVFTGEYDWHYHSNSDELFIVLEGELVIDFEDGETAVLKPNDSILIPACTIHRTRALKRTVNLCFENIEADTIIVEQL
- the ald gene encoding alanine dehydrogenase; the encoded protein is MRIGIPTEIKNNENRVAMTPAGAVHLVQNGHEVFVQKGAGLGSGFTDEEYVQAGAKLVETAEEAWNQDMVMKVKEPVASEYGYFREGLILFTYLHLAPEPELTKALIDNKVVSIAYETVQLDNRSLPLLAPMSEVAGRMSAQIGAQFLEKNKGGKGILLAGVPGVKRGKVTIIGGGQAGTNAAKIAVGLGADVTIIDLSAERLRQLDDIFGNQVKTLMSNPYNIAEAVKESDLVIGAVLIPGAKAPKLVTEEMIQSMEPGSVVVDIAIDQGGIFETTDRITTHDNPTYEKHGVVHYAVANMPGAVPRTSTLALTNVTVPYAVQIANKGYKDACLGNTALLKGINTLDGYVTFEAVAEAHGLQYADAKELLEKAPALS